A single genomic interval of Arachis duranensis cultivar V14167 chromosome 7, aradu.V14167.gnm2.J7QH, whole genome shotgun sequence harbors:
- the LOC107496764 gene encoding nucleobase-ascorbate transporter 1: MADITHLPMEQLQDLDYCLDSNPPWAEAVLLAFQNYILMLGTSVMIPSLLVQAMGGSDGDKARVIQTLLFVAGINTLLQALFGTRLPAVVGGSFAYVFPIAYIINDSSLQRITDPHERFTQTMRAIQGAMIVASSIQIILGYSQVWGLFSRFFSPLGMAPVVGLLGLGLFQRGFPVLGNCVEIGIPMLLLVIGLSQYLKHVRPFRDIPIFERFPVLICVPIIWIYAVILTASGAYRHKPVRTQHSCRTDKANLISTAPWFMFPYPLQWGAPTFSAGHSFAMMSAVLVSMVESTAAYKAASRLAIATPPPAFVLSRGIGWQGIGIMLDGLFGTGTGSTVSVENVGLLGLTRVGSRRVVQISAGFMIFFSMLGKFGAVFASIPFPIFAALYCILFGLVASVGISFLQFTNMNSMRNLIIIGLTLFLGISVPQFFNQYWNRHGLVHTNAGWFNAFLNTIFSSPATVGLIVAVFLDNTIEVERSKKDRGMPWWVKFRTFRGDNRNEEFYTLPFNLNRFFPPT; encoded by the exons ATGGCTGACATTACCCATCTACCTATGGAACAGCTTCAGGACCTTGACTACTGCTTAGACTCTAACCCTCCTTGGg CTGAAGCTGTGCTCTTAGCATTTCAAAATTACATATTGATGCTGGGAACAAGTGTGATGATTCCCTCATTGCTGGTTCAAGCCATGGGAGGAAGTGAT GGTGACAAGGCAAGGGTGATACAGACTCTACTCTTTGTAGCTGGCATTAACACACTTCTTCAAGCACTTTTTGGAACAAGATTGCCTGCAGTAGTTGGAGgttcatttgcatatgtttttCCGATCGCTTATATTATCAACGACTCCTCATTGCAGCGAATTACGGATCCTCATGAA AGATTTACACAAACAATGCGTGCCATACAAGGAGCTATGATTGTAGCCTCAAGTATTCAGATAATCCTTGGTTACAGCCAAGTATGGGGACTCTTTTCAAG ATTTTTTAGTCCTCTTGGCATGGCACCCGTTGTTGGATTGCTTGGATTAGGATTATTTCAACGCGGATTTCCTGTG ttgGGAAACTGTGTAGAAATTGGTATACCAATGCTGTTGTTGGTAATTGGATTGTCACAA TACTTAAAGCATGTGAGGCCATTTAGAGATATCCCTATATTTGAACGTTTTCCGGTGTTGATTTGTGTTCCAATCATCTGGATTTACGCCGTAATCTTGACAGCGAGTGGAGCTTACCGGCATAAACCTGTTAGAACACAACACAGTTGTCGTACTGACAAAGCGAATTTGATATCCACTGCTCCATG GTTCATGTTCCCATACCCTCTCCAATGGGGTGCACCTACATTTTCGGCTGGCCATTCATTTGCTATGATGTCTGCAGTTCTTGTCTCCATGGTGGAG TCAACTGCTGCATACAAGGCGGCATCTCGGTTAGCAATTGCCACTCCACCTCCTGCTTTTGTGCTGAGTCGCGGCATTGGTTGGCAG GGAATCGGCATCATGCTTGATGGCCTTTTTGGAACTGGGACAGGTTCTACTGTTTCTGT GGAAAATGTGGGACTCCTTGGACTAACGCGAGTAGGAAGTCGCCGAGTTGTTCAGATATCTGCTGGTTTCATGATATTCTTCTCTATGCTGG GGAAGTTTGGTGCTGTGTTTGCATCCATACCTTTCCCAATATTTGCTGCATTATACTGCATTCTCTTTGGCCTTGTTG CTTCGGTTGGAATATCATTTCTTCAGTTCACAAACATGAACTCCATGAGAAACCTTATCATCATTGGCCTCACATTGTTCCTTGGAATATCTGTGCCTCAATTTTTCAATCAGTATTGGAATCGACACGGCCTTGTTCATACGAATGCTGGATGG TTCAATGCATTCTTAAATACCATATTCTCATCACCAGCAACAGTTGGTTTGATAGTAGCAGTGTTCCTTGACAACActattgaagttgaaagatcaAAGAAAGATAGAGGGATGCCATGGTGGGTCAAGTTTAGAACTTTTAGAGGAGACAACAGAAATGAGGAGTTCTACACTTTGCCATTCAATCTCAACAGATTCTTTCCACCTACTTGA
- the LOC107496768 gene encoding small ubiquitin-related modifier 2 isoform X2: MAEEDKKPNDQSAHINLKVKGQDGNEVFFRIKKNTQLKKLMNAYCDRQSVDFNAIAFLFDGRRLRAEQTPDELEMEDGDEIDAMLHQTGGALWT, encoded by the exons ATGGCCGAGGAAGACAAGAAGCCCAATGATCAATCTGCTCACATCAATTTGAAGGTCAAAGGCCAG GATGGAAATGAAGTTTTCTTCAGGATTAAAAAGAACACTCAACTGAAGAAGCTGATGAATGCGTATTGTGATCGACAATCTGTGGACTTCAATGCCATCGCCTTCTTGTTCGATGGGCGCCGTCTCCGAGCAGAACAGACTCCTGATGAG CTTGAAATGGAGGACGGGGATGAGATCGACGCAATGTTGCACCAGACTGGTGGAGCCCTGTGGACCTAA
- the LOC107496768 gene encoding small ubiquitin-related modifier 2 isoform X1, translated as MAEEDKKPNDQSAHINLKVKGQDGNEVFFRIKKNTQLKKLMNAYCDRQSVDFNAIAFLFDGRRLRAEQTPDELEMEDGDEIDAMLHQTGGALWT; from the exons ATGGCTGAGGAAGACAAGAAACCCAACGATCAATCTGCTCACATCAATTTGAAGGTCAAAGGCCAG GATGGAAATGAAGTTTTCTTCAGGATTAAAAAGAACACTCAACTGAAGAAGCTGATGAATGCGTATTGTGATCGACAATCTGTGGACTTCAATGCCATCGCCTTCTTGTTCGATGGGCGCCGTCTCCGAGCAGAACAGACTCCTGATGAG CTTGAAATGGAGGACGGGGATGAGATCGACGCAATGTTGCACCAGACTGGTGGAGCCCTGTGGACCTAA
- the LOC107496768 gene encoding small ubiquitin-related modifier 2 isoform X3 has product MAEEDKKPNDQSAHINLKVKGQDGNEVFFRIKKNTQLKKLMNAYCDRQSVDFNAIAFLFDGRRLRAEQTPDELEMEDGDEIDAMLHQTGGAL; this is encoded by the exons ATGGCCGAGGAAGACAAGAAGCCCAATGATCAATCTGCTCACATCAATTTGAAGGTCAAAGGCCAG GATGGAAATGAAGTATTCTTCAGGATTAAAAAGAACACTCAACTGAAGAAGCTGATGAATGCGTACTGTGATCGACAATCTGTGGACTTCAACGCCATCGCCTTCTTGTTCGACGGGCGCCGTCTCAGAGCCGAACAGACCCCCGATGAG CTGGAAATGGAGGATGGTGACGAGATCGATGCGATGTTGCACCAAACTGGGGGAGCCCTGTGA
- the LOC107496765 gene encoding glucan endo-1,3-beta-glucosidase 12 — protein sequence MLRLTLPAISLFLTLLTLTDGGSIGVNYGRIANNLPSAVKVVQLLKSNGLNRVKVYDTDPAVLHALSGTDIKVTVDLPNQQLFAAARSLSFAVAWVNRNVAAYHPHTQIEAIAVGNEVFADPGNTTKFLVPAMKNIHQALIRFNLHNQIKVSSPIALAALGNSYPSSAGSFRPELIEPVFEPMLRFLRETGSYLMVNVYPFFAYESNADVISLDYALFRQNAGVVDPGNGLRYFNLFDAQIDAVFAALSALKYNDVEIVVTETGWPSKGDNNEVGASVENAAAYNGNLVRKILTGGGTPLRPKADLTVYLFALFNENQKFGPTSERNFGLFYPDERKVYDIPFTTEGLKDYHDRPSTSPSPSTAAPATPVNPVTAPSTGNGGVSKSSAANTWCVANPDAQKEKLQVALDFACGEGGADCRPIQPGATCYDPNTLVAHASFAFNSYYQKKARAGGSCYFGGSAYVVTQEPKYGNCEFPTGY from the exons ATGTTGCGCCTCACTCTTCCCGCCATTTCCCTCTTCCTCACTCTCCTCACTCTCACAG ATGGCGGCTCCATTGGCGTCAACTACGGCCGCATAGCCAACAACCTTCCATCCGCCGTCAAAGTCGTACAGCTCTTGAAATCCAACGGCCTCAACCGCGTCAAGGTATACGACACTGACCCCGCCGTCCTCCACGCCCTCTCCGGCACCGACATCAAGGTCACCGTCGACCTCCCCAACCAGCAGCTCTTTGCCGCCGCCAGATCCCTCTCCTTCGCCGTTGCATGGGTCAACCGCAACGTCGCTGCCTACCATCCCCACACACAAATCGAGGCCATCGCCGTCGGCAACGAGGTCTTCGCCGACCCGGGCAACACCACCAAGTTCCTAGTCCCCGCCATGAAGAACATTCACCAAGCTTTAATACGCTTCAACCTCCACAACCAAATCAAGGTCTCTTCCCCGATCGCACTAGCCGCACTCGGAAACTCTTACCCCTCCTCCGCCGGGTCATTCCGACCGGAACTCATCGAACCCGTTTTCGAGCCCATGCTCCGGTTCCTCCGCGAAACCGGTTCCTACCTCATGGTCAACGTGTACCCCTTCTTCGCTTACGAGTCCAATGCTGACGTAATCTCCTTGGACTATGCACTGTTCCGACAGAACGCCGGCGTGGTTGATCCCGGTAACGGCTTGAGGTACTTCAACCTTTTCGACGCTCAAATAGACGCCGTTTTTGCTGCGCTTTCGGCTCTTAAGTACAACGACGTTGAAATCGTTGTAACGGAAACGGGTTGGCCCTCCAAGGGAGATAACAATGAGGTAGGCGCGAGTGTAGAGAACGCCGCAGCTTACAATGGAAATCTTGTCCGTAAGATCTTGACAGGTGGCGGGACCCCTCTAAGGCCTAAAGCAGATCTCACCGTTTATTTATTCGCGCTTTTTAATGAGAATCAGAAATTTGGACCCACGTCTGAGAGGAATTTCGGACTGTTTTACCCCGACGAGAGGAAGGTTTACGATATTCCGTTCACAACGGAGGGTTTAAAGGACTATCACGACCGTCCGTCGACGTCACCATCGCCGTCTACGGCAGCTCCGGCGACTCCTGTGAACCCTGTGACTGCTCCGTCGACTGGTAATGGTGGCGTGTCAAAGAGCAGCGCGGCGAACACCTGGTGCGTAGCGAACCCCGATGCGCAGAAGGAGAAGCTTCAGGTGGCTCTAGATTTCGCTTGTGGTGAGGGAGGTGCTGATTGCCGTCCGATACAGCCAGGTGCCACGTGTTACGATCCGAACACCCTCGTGGCGCACGCGTCGTTCGCTTTCAACAGTTACTATCAGAAGAAGGCGCGTGCGGGTGGTAGCTGCTATTTTGGGGGTTCGGCGTACGTGGTCACGCAAGAGCCTA AGTATGGTAACTGTGAGTTCCCTACTGGATACTGA
- the LOC107496744 gene encoding uncharacterized protein LOC107496744 — protein MRLTVGGMVEVDDDIKAFADWLIQIGNGLTGDSTDGESEVVIPKDILIDDTDDGFQNLVTFVYTGLLMNLDNINYFKERTILAPTLEVVHEVNNTIMEFINSDEKVYLSSDSLCAEEGNMEYELDAITTDVLNSINCSGLPNHQLKLKIGVPVMLLRNIDQSNGLCNGTRLQVRRLGNHVIECNILTGDKCGEVVLIPRMNMAPNNETLPFRFQRRQFPLVVSFAMTINKSQGQTLSKVGLYLPRPVFTHGQLYVALSRVKSREGLRVLIKNNGSLSDDSTLNVVYREVFQNL, from the coding sequence ATGAGGCTTACTGTTGGTGGTATGGTTGAAGTTGATGATGATATCAAAGCTTTTGCAGATTGGTTAATTCAAATTGGGAATGGATTGACAGGTGATTCAACAGATGGTGAGTCAGAAGTAGTCATCCCTAAAGACATACTTATTGATGATACTGATGATGGGTTTCAGAATTTGGTTACATTTGTCTACACAGGGTTATTGATGAACTTGGATAACATTAATTATTTCAAGGAGCGCACGATTCTGGCACCCACTCTTGAAGTTGTCCATGAGGTCAATAACACAATTATGGAATTTATTAATAGTGATGAAAAAGTTTATCTTAGTTCAGACTCATTATGTGCTGAAGAGGGCAACATGGAATACGAGTTGGATGCTATTACAACTGATGTTCTAAATTCGATAAATTGCTCAGGTTTGCCCAACCATCAGTTGAAACTCAAAATTGGTGTACCTGTGATGCTTCTAAGGAATATAGACCAAAGCAATGGACTTTGCAATGGTACTCGATTACAGGTTCGTAGACTTGGAAATCATGTAATTGAATGCAACATCTTGACGGGAGACAAGTGTGGTGAAGTAGTTCTCATTCCACGCATGAATATGGCTCCGAATAATGAAACTCTACCTTTCAGGTTTCAACGTAGACAATTTCCTTTGGTAGTCTCTTTTGCAATGACCATAAATAAATCTCAAGGTCAAACTTTGAGTAAAGTTGGTTTATACTTACCTAGACCTGTTTTTACACACGGACAATTATATGTTGCGTTGTCTAGGGTGAAGTCTAGAGAGGGTTTGAGAGTTTTGATAAAGAATAATGGATCACTAAGTGATGATTCTACCTTAAATGTTGTGTATAGGGAAGTTTTTCAGAATCTCTAA
- the LOC107496743 gene encoding uncharacterized protein LOC107496743: protein MVLEDYRLTPKLARARRMSILRSKRLNHTLNVNDVLRYSFSDFLDTSPKDHSPQVVLPLKRTSSAVSNDSISRFISTEKGHSSCTGHQMFKVNFHDPVNLSSNISSSRDKKKVTLKGTCSSTKAIVNPSDNMLSAKATFVDPTSIRTPLLDVTNGWNNSSRYKSCILSNTNANLQKDKSHKPTYVDGADYLFCNNKIITSSTMNNNLESCIIHNHKRFTKQTDTIIREVCRSNNELFTSSVHDLGQSSKNANNVIHDSNVSDLYHHEDESATAYEIDSLVIDEEAFWDAGDPSHTCIYCKALMWDHERLSKSINSVTPHFGLCCMDGKVELPLMKQAPDNLKALYFLDDEMGRYFRKNIRAFNAMFSFTSMAGKINHKINNGSGPPSFILSGQNYHSIGSLIPQANEKPRFAQLYIYDTDNEIHNRISAVLPVSLVGNLEHDIVCMLKNMLDEHNPLAQSFRYARDRFTESHSLDMKLKLIRRREKDGRRYNLPTASEVAALVVGDIDDSLLDRDIILETKSKQLKKIDVIHPLYLALQYPLIFPYGEDGYRTGILAASRYNVDGSKKRNTISMREFFAFRLQMRSSESPILLNSRRLFQQFLVDAYTMVESERLSFLRFNQPKLRVEKYKLLHESLVRGEADAVSSGQRIILPSTFTGGPRYMFNNCKDAFALCKHFAKDRPDITSRVFKIKLNNLIRDFKYGDIFGKISGYVCTIEFQKRGLPHAHILLFMHPLSKPRSPDDIDKLISAQIPDKRRRPKLYAAVEKFMVHGPCGKYNKNSPCMVNGLCSKYFPKQFRQRTVVDEAGFPKYCRPKDGRTIIKKGATLDNSFIIPYNPTLLLRYGCHINVEHTCQTSAIKYLFKYVHKGNDRVTASFYQTSVNGNAPPIVDEINNYYDCRYISACEAAWRLYGYDIQVKEPAVIRLPFHLPDENPVIFKEYEGIQDVLSRVDAKFTKLQAWFVVNKYFPLARSLTYCEFPQKFVWKDDISMWIPRKQGYSIGRLTHVPRGNGEDYYLRLLLNIQKGCTSFEEIRTVDGVTHNTFKEACYALGLLQDDKEFIDAILEASTWASANYVRDLFVMLLISNNIACPDFVLERCYKELSEDILFEQRRIHHVQDLHLSDEHIMNLTLAKIEDKMQANGRSLKEFPAMPYPSLDLFHGLEDRLLLDEVNFDRSLLKQQYMQSLKTMTDEQRSAFDTIVDSVNNDRGGFFFLYGYGGTGKTFIWNTLSAYLRCGGNIVLNVASSGIASLLLPNGRTAHSRFKIPLSINEDSICNIKPGTPLCKLICKAKLIIWDEAPMLSKYCYEALDKSLKDILRF from the exons ATGGTACTAGAAGACTATCGATTGACTCCCAAGCTTGCAAGAGCCAGGCGAATGAGCATTTTAAGAAGCAAGAGGTTGAACCATACTTTGAATGTCAATGATGTTCTTAGATATAGTT TTTCTGATTTTCTTGATACATCTCCAAAAGATCATTCACCTCAAGTCGTGCTTCCTCTCAAGAGAACTTCTTCAGCTGTTTCAAATGACAGTATTAGTCGCTTCATATCAACTGAGAAAGGTCATTCAAGTTGTACag GTCACCAAATGTTTAAAGTGAATTTTCATGATCCTGTGAATTTGAGTTCTAATATCTCCAGCAGCCGAGATAAGAAAAAAGTTACATTAAAGGGAACATGTTCCTCAACAAAAGCTATCGTTAATCCCTCTGATAATATGCTGTCTGCTAAAGCAACATTCGTTGATCCTACCAGCATCAGAACTCCTTTGTTAGATGTTACAAATG GTTGGAATAATAGCAGCAGATATAAATCATGTATCCTTAGTAACACTAATGCAAATTTACAAAAGGATAAAAGTCATAAACCTACCTACGTTGATGGTGCTGATTATCTGTTTtgcaacaataaaataataacctCTTCAACCATGAATAATAATTTGGAGAG TTGTATTATACATAATCACAAGAGATTCACCAAGCAAACAGATACAATTATCAGAGAAGTATGCAGAAGTAACAACGAGCTATTTACATCTTCTGTTCATGACCTTGGACAGTCTTCTAAAAATGCAAATAATGTAATTCATGATTCCAATGTATCAGATTTATATCATCATGAAG atgaaAGTGCGACTGCATACGAGATTGACAGCTTAGTTATTGATGAAGAAG ctTTTTGGGATGCGGGTGATCCTTCTCATACATGTATATATTGCAAAGCTTTGATGTGGGATCATGAGAGACTTTCAAAGAGTATCAATAGTGTCACTCCTCATTTTGGTTTGTGCTGTATGGATGGCAAAGTTGAGTTGCCCCTAATGAAACAGGCCCCAGATAATCTAAAAGCATTGTATTTTTTGGACGATGAAATGGGCCGATACTTTCGAAAAAACATAAGGGCATTTAATGCAATGTTTTCATTCACATCAATGGCTGGCAAGATTAACCATAAAATTAACAATGGTTCCGGTCCGCCGTCATTTATTTTGAGTGGCCAGAACTATCACTCAATCGGAAGTCTTATTCCACAAGCAAATGAAAAACCAAGATTTGCACAGCTCTACATTTATGATACGGACAACGAGATTCATAACAGAATTAGTGCTGTTct cccAGTAAGTTTGGTGGGTAATCTTGAACATGATATAGTTTGTATGCTGAAAAATATGCTAGATGAGCATAATCCTTTGGCACAGTCGTTCCGTTATGCTCGGGATAGATTCACCGAGTCACATTCTCTTGATATGAAGTTAAAACTGATTAGGCGTAGGGAAAAAGATGGTCGGCGATACAACTTGCCTACTGCATCAGAAGTTGCAGCATTGGTAGTTGGTGACATTGATGATTCTTTATTGGACAGAGATATCATATTGGAAACCAAATCAAAACAACTAAAGAAGATTGATGTTATCCATCCATTGTATTTGGCTTTGCAGTATCCTCTTATTTTTCCATATGGTGAGGATGGATATAGAACAGGCATCTTAGCAGCTTCTCGATACAATGTTGACGGTTCAAAGAAGAGGAATACAATAAGCATGAGGGAATTCTTTGCATTTCGACTGCAAATGAGGTCATCTGAGTCACCAATTCTGCTTAACTCCCGTAGGTTGTTCCAACAGTTCTTGGTTGATGCATATACTATGGTAGAGTCTGAGCGTCTTAGTTTTCTTCGTTTCAACCAACCAAAGTTGAGGGTTGAAAAGTACAAGTTATTGCATGAGTCTTTAGTTAGAGGTGAAGCAGATGCTGTTTCAAGTGGTCAAAGAATAATTCTCCCAAGCACTTTTACGGGTGGACCTAGATACATGTTTAATAATTGCAAGGATGCATTTGCTCTTTGCAAGCATTTTG CAAAAGATCGTCCTGATATTACATCAAGAGTCTTTAAGATTAAGCTAAACAACTTAATCAGAGATTTTAAGTATGGTGATATTTTTGGAAAGATTTCTGGAT ATGTATGCACTATTGAATTTCAGAAGAGGGGTCTTCCTCATGCTCATATTTTGTTGTTCATGCATCCTCTTTCAAAACCTAGGTCTCCTGATGATATAGATAAGTTAATATCGGCACAAATACCCGATAAACGTCGAAGGCCTAAGTTATATGCTGCTGTTGAGAAATTCATGGTTCATGGTCCATGTGGCAAGTATAACAAGAATAGTCCTTGCATGGTAAATGGTTTGTGCTCCAAATATTTTCCCAAACAATTTAGACAACGTACTGTTGTTGATGAAGCTGGGTTCCCAAAGTATTGTAGGCCAAAAGATGGTCGCACCATAATAAAAAAGGGTGCAACTCTTGATAACTCTTTTATTATCCCGTACAACCCAACTTTGTTATTAAGGTATGGTTGTCACATTAATGTTGAGCATACTTGCCAAACTTCTGCCATCAAATATTTATTCAAGTATGTTCACAAAGGAAATGATCGTGTTACTGCTTCATTCTACCAGACATCAGTTAATGGTAATGCTCCTCCTATTGTGGATGAGATTAACAACTATTATGATTGTAGATACATTTCTGCATGTGAAGCTGCTTGGAGATTATATGGTTATGATATTCAAGTTAAGGAGCCTGCTGTTATCAGACTTCCATTTCACCTACCAGATGAGAATCCTGTTATTTTCAAGGAATACGAGGGTATTCAGGATGTCCTTAGTCGTGTTGATGCGAAGTTCACTAAATTACAAGCATGGTTTGTTGTGAATAAATATTTTCCATTGGCTAGGTCATTGACCTATTGTGAGTTTCCACAGAAATTTGTATGGAAGGACGATATTTCAATGTGGATTCCAAGGAAACAAGGTTATTCTATTGGTAGGTTGACACATGTTCCTAGAGGTAATGGCGAGGATTATTATCTTAGACTTCTTCTCAACATTCAGAAAGGTTGCACCAGTTTTGAGGAAATACGCACTGTTGATGGTGTTACACACAACACTTTCAAAGAAGCATGCTATGCACTAGGTCTCTTGCAAGACGACAAAGAATTTATTGATGCTATTCTTGAAGCAAGTACTTGGGCTTCAGCCAACTATGTTCGTGACCTTTTTGTCATGCTTCTGATATCAAACAACATAGCATGTCCAGATTTTGTTTTAGAAAGATGCTATAAAGAATTATCTGAGGATATTTTATTTGAGCAAAGAAGAATTCATCATGTTCAAg atCTTCATTTGTCTGACGAGCATATCATGAACTTGACCCTTGCAAAAATTGAAGACAAGATGCAAGCTAATGGAAGGTCTCTTAAAGAGTTTCCAGCGATGCCCTACCCATCATTAGATCTTTTTCATGGTTTAGAAGATCGCTTATTGTTGGACGAGGTTAATTTTGATCGTTCTTTGCTTAAGCAGCAATATATGCAATCTCTAAAGACCATGACAGATGAGCAACGATCTGCATTTGACACCATTGTTGATTCCGTAAACAATGATCGCGGcggatttttctttctatatggTTATGGTGGTACTGGCAAGACGTTCATCTGGAATACTCTTTCTGCTTATCTTAGATGTGGTGGGAACATTGTTCTTAATGTTGCTTCAAGTGGCATTGCTTCTTTACTACTTCCTAATGGTCGTACTGCTCACTCAAGATTTAAAATACCGTTAAGCATCAATGAGGACTCTATATGCAACATAAAGCCGGGAACACCTCTTTGTAAACTTATTTGTAAAGCAAAGCTTATTATATGGGATGAGGCACCAATGTTAAGTAAGTATTGTTACGAAGCTCTTGACAAGTCTCTAAAAGACATTCTTCGCTTTTAG